Proteins encoded together in one Psychrobacter sp. 28M-43 window:
- a CDS encoding MFS transporter has protein sequence MPLALWALTLSAFAIGTTEFVIVGLVPTIAADLGVSLPSAGLLVSLYAVGVAIGAPILTALTGRWNRKIVLMSLMGLFVIGNLLAWQAPSYETLILARILTGLAHGVFFSIGSMIATSLVSKEKEASAIAIMFTGLTVALVTGVPLGTWIGQHFGWRATFLVVSVLGLIALIGSAILVPKNLKKSIPATFKEQLQVIVKPQLLLVYLMTILGYGGTFTAFTYLAPILEQQTKFAPSAIGLIMLVYGVSVAIGNIWGGKLADKRGPISALSIIFSALSVILLLFTFTMQSKIAAVLTILVWGAFAFGNVPGLQIYVVKQAEKYTPNAVDVASGLNIAAFNIGIALGSIIGGSVVENMSLQDTAWIGAVISLMALAVTRYSGLRDKRALQAS, from the coding sequence ATGCCACTCGCTTTATGGGCGCTTACTCTAAGCGCATTTGCAATTGGGACAACCGAATTTGTCATCGTTGGTCTGGTACCAACTATTGCCGCCGATCTGGGCGTGAGCTTACCTTCGGCAGGGTTACTCGTTAGTCTATATGCCGTCGGTGTCGCTATCGGTGCCCCTATACTTACCGCACTCACTGGCCGCTGGAACCGCAAAATAGTACTGATGAGCCTAATGGGTCTGTTTGTCATCGGTAACTTATTGGCTTGGCAAGCACCCAGTTATGAAACCTTAATACTTGCCCGTATCTTGACCGGTCTGGCGCATGGTGTGTTTTTTTCTATTGGTTCCATGATTGCTACTAGCCTTGTTAGTAAAGAAAAAGAAGCCAGCGCAATTGCCATTATGTTTACTGGACTTACCGTGGCGCTCGTCACTGGCGTACCCCTTGGCACATGGATTGGACAGCATTTCGGTTGGCGCGCTACGTTTCTAGTCGTCTCAGTACTGGGTTTAATCGCTTTAATCGGTAGCGCAATATTAGTACCGAAAAACCTAAAAAAATCTATCCCTGCAACCTTCAAAGAGCAACTACAAGTCATTGTAAAACCACAGTTACTGCTAGTTTATCTAATGACTATTCTTGGTTATGGCGGTACGTTTACGGCATTTACCTACCTAGCACCTATCTTAGAGCAGCAAACCAAATTTGCACCATCAGCCATTGGTCTTATCATGCTCGTATATGGCGTGTCCGTTGCGATCGGTAATATTTGGGGCGGAAAACTTGCAGATAAACGTGGCCCTATTAGTGCGCTTAGCATTATATTTAGCGCCTTAAGTGTCATTCTTTTATTATTCACCTTTACTATGCAATCCAAGATTGCCGCAGTGCTGACTATTTTGGTATGGGGTGCTTTTGCCTTTGGTAATGTACCAGGCCTACAAATCTACGTAGTCAAGCAAGCTGAAAAATATACGCCAAATGCCGTCGATGTCGCCTCTGGATTGAACATTGCTGCATTCAATATCGGTATTGCACTGGGCTCAATCATCGGTGGTAGCGTGGTTGAAAATATGTCATTGCAAGACACGGCTTGGATCGGCGCTGTCATCTCTTTAATGGCATTAGCGGTCACACGCTATTCAGGTCTGCGTGATAAGCGTGCCCTGCAAGCATCGTAA
- a CDS encoding SAM-dependent methyltransferase has translation MMPARPTDRAPVTKLEKLTARVSKVVNESAVLQPVSNSVNNLARKLIFRALQHVQFGSLTLIETFDEQESKTSSFGKVATNDASSSAVGRHSLHVTLQIHDSAVYRQLLLGGSIALADSYIDGEWDTDDLTGLIRLAARNLAVLNKLENRFAGISKAFEKAKHQLRSNDKSGSKSNILAHYDLGNDMYERFLDDTMMYSSAVYPTPDVTLSDAQQHKLSLICQRLQLSANDNVIEIGTGWGGFAIFAAKHYGCHVTTTTISDAQYDEAQRRVEAAGLSDKITLLKQDYRELTGQYDKLVSIEMIEAVGHEYLPTFFAKCNSLLKPTGLMVLQAITFNDQNYQDYIDSVDFIQTHIFPGGCLLSNQELTTQFTEQTDMVVKQLHDYGFDYAYTLRDWRATFMAQRAEIQALGYDDAFIRLWEFYFCYCEGGFLERTIGVVQVTAVKPNNIDTLHFSDLPSAVLNHKTVLNDETFSEEDRADTASV, from the coding sequence ATGATGCCAGCACGACCGACCGATCGAGCACCAGTCACAAAACTAGAAAAATTAACTGCTCGTGTGAGCAAAGTAGTTAATGAAAGCGCTGTACTACAGCCAGTCAGCAATAGTGTGAATAACTTAGCGAGAAAGCTTATCTTTCGTGCGTTACAGCACGTTCAGTTTGGTAGCCTCACGCTGATTGAAACATTTGACGAGCAGGAATCTAAGACAAGTAGTTTTGGCAAAGTGGCTACCAATGACGCTAGTAGCTCGGCGGTTGGTCGCCATTCGCTACATGTGACGCTACAGATTCATGATAGCGCTGTCTATCGCCAGCTATTACTTGGCGGCTCTATCGCGCTAGCAGACAGTTATATCGATGGTGAATGGGATACGGATGATCTGACAGGTTTGATTCGCCTGGCAGCTCGCAATTTAGCAGTGCTTAATAAACTAGAGAATCGTTTTGCTGGTATTAGTAAAGCATTTGAAAAAGCGAAGCATCAGCTACGTAGTAATGACAAATCTGGCTCCAAATCCAACATTCTAGCGCATTATGATTTGGGCAATGACATGTATGAGCGATTTTTGGACGATACGATGATGTACTCATCGGCAGTCTATCCTACGCCTGATGTGACGCTTAGTGATGCTCAGCAGCACAAACTATCTCTCATATGTCAACGTTTACAGCTTAGTGCTAATGATAATGTGATTGAAATCGGTACAGGGTGGGGCGGTTTTGCTATTTTTGCGGCCAAGCATTACGGCTGCCATGTGACCACCACGACTATCTCTGATGCGCAATATGACGAGGCGCAACGAAGAGTCGAAGCGGCAGGATTGTCTGACAAAATCACATTGCTCAAGCAAGATTACCGCGAGCTAACAGGTCAATATGACAAGCTAGTTAGTATCGAGATGATTGAAGCGGTGGGCCATGAGTATTTACCGACTTTCTTTGCTAAATGTAATAGCTTACTCAAGCCGACAGGCCTTATGGTATTGCAGGCCATCACTTTTAATGATCAGAATTATCAAGACTATATCGACTCGGTTGATTTTATCCAAACACATATTTTCCCAGGTGGTTGTCTGCTTTCAAACCAAGAGCTGACGACCCAATTCACTGAGCAGACCGATATGGTCGTCAAACAATTGCATGATTATGGCTTTGATTATGCATATACGCTACGTGACTGGCGTGCTACGTTTATGGCGCAGCGTGCAGAGATTCAAGCGCTTGGCTATGACGATGCCTTTATCCGCCTATGGGAGTTTTACTTTTGCTATTGCGAAGGTGGCTTTTTGGAGCGCACGATCGGTGTGGTACAAGTCACTGCGGTGAAGCCTAACAATATCGACACGCTACATTTTTCTGATCTGCCATCCGCCGTCTTAAATCATAAAACGGTTTTGAATGATGAAACATTTAGTGAAGAAGATAGGGCAGACACAGCATCGGTATAA
- a CDS encoding DUF1365 domain-containing protein: protein MTTSAQDTNAMPSHESSYDTNAVPHQLFEGTTWHSRLLPSVNKFVYPYRYWGVNISALAAGQELPEISTASFDESKVLGKLPLRKVLPKKLIAKGLPLFSAKKKALQRFCPDDYLQHTDLQSTNSLSNDKSLDNNVQSIQALKKRLIQAFEKHAGSVPEGDMLGLLVCRNAGMYFSPVNFYLGFDARQTPTHLLAEVSNTPWDKRHYYGFLLEGEDTEFCHDKDFHVSPFNPIDQLYRWQVTVKGTKTDEQPNTGLQVRIAINISDERGEVLKTGIKISGVPMTEGVVRYSLRKNSLMNVTSLTRIYWHAFKLYAIKKVPYINYDEKLADSQQKGG, encoded by the coding sequence ATGACCACGTCCGCTCAAGATACCAATGCTATGCCAAGTCATGAGTCTTCTTATGATACCAATGCAGTGCCGCATCAGCTGTTTGAGGGTACGACATGGCACAGTCGGCTGCTACCTAGTGTGAATAAATTTGTTTACCCTTATCGCTATTGGGGCGTCAATATTAGCGCGCTAGCGGCAGGGCAAGAACTTCCTGAAATTAGTACGGCATCATTTGATGAAAGTAAAGTTTTAGGGAAGTTACCATTACGTAAAGTTTTACCGAAGAAGCTAATAGCAAAAGGTCTGCCTCTATTTTCAGCAAAGAAAAAGGCGCTACAACGATTCTGTCCTGACGACTATCTACAGCATACTGACCTACAGAGTACTAATAGCCTAAGCAATGATAAAAGTCTTGATAACAATGTACAGTCTATTCAAGCACTGAAAAAACGCCTAATCCAAGCGTTTGAAAAACATGCAGGAAGCGTACCTGAAGGCGATATGTTGGGGTTACTTGTCTGCCGCAATGCAGGCATGTACTTTAGCCCAGTCAATTTTTACTTAGGGTTTGATGCGCGGCAGACGCCAACTCATCTGCTGGCTGAAGTGTCTAATACGCCTTGGGACAAGCGTCATTACTACGGGTTTTTGTTAGAAGGAGAGGATACTGAGTTCTGTCATGACAAGGATTTTCACGTATCACCTTTTAACCCTATCGATCAGCTTTACCGCTGGCAGGTTACGGTAAAAGGTACTAAAACAGATGAGCAGCCTAATACTGGCTTACAAGTGCGTATCGCTATCAATATCAGCGATGAGCGCGGTGAAGTTTTAAAAACTGGTATAAAGATATCAGGCGTACCGATGACAGAAGGTGTTGTTCGTTATAGCTTGCGAAAAAACTCTCTGATGAATGTGACCTCCTTAACCCGTATTTATTGGCACGCGTTTAAGCTCTATGCGATAAAAAAAGTGCCGTATATCAACTACGATGAAAAATTGGCCGACAGTCAACAGAAAGGCGGTTAG